In Streptomyces sp. SN-593, a single genomic region encodes these proteins:
- a CDS encoding Lsr2 family DNA-binding protein gives MAGDIYVARKTAALVFAGKTVFIEEGSTMAREGHPILEAAGEMFEPVFVHFEVDPDALPVKESQNATAAPAAKDVRAWAKDNGVDVPARGAIPEDVMAQYAAAHAGA, from the coding sequence GTGGCAGGCGATATCTACGTCGCGCGGAAGACCGCCGCGCTGGTCTTCGCCGGCAAGACCGTGTTCATCGAGGAGGGTTCGACCATGGCCCGTGAGGGCCACCCGATCCTGGAAGCCGCCGGCGAGATGTTCGAGCCGGTCTTCGTCCACTTCGAGGTCGACCCCGACGCGCTCCCGGTGAAGGAAAGCCAGAACGCGACCGCGGCGCCGGCCGCGAAGGACGTCCGCGCGTGGGCGAAGGACAACGGGGTCGACGTACCGGCCCGCGGCGCGATCCCCGAGGACGTGATGGCCCAGTACGCGGCGGCCCACGCGGGGGCGTGA